One stretch of Amycolatopsis tolypomycina DNA includes these proteins:
- a CDS encoding DUF2637 domain-containing protein — translation MTKPSRDGVALGVQCFFTALVALGAAFASYRHGLRFALRFGADETTAWIWPLIDGLLTIATVELWKSGSGSRWQAWLAFVFGISLSLCANIASAAELSAFGIMVAACPPLALLLAVELLNRALKRQRATSATGASRDDDTPSEELSTGSSAPVDKTAEQRMWAFYEAECRQGRSPSGAELDRVAGTHNYGRRILRKWRAAGQLSPIGSATAARPPQTVEVRQND, via the coding sequence ATGACGAAGCCATCCCGCGACGGCGTCGCCCTCGGCGTCCAGTGCTTCTTCACCGCGCTCGTCGCGCTCGGCGCGGCCTTCGCGTCCTACCGGCACGGCCTCCGGTTCGCCCTCCGCTTCGGGGCGGATGAGACGACGGCCTGGATCTGGCCCCTCATCGACGGCCTGCTCACCATCGCCACGGTCGAGCTGTGGAAGTCCGGCAGCGGCAGCCGGTGGCAAGCCTGGCTCGCCTTCGTGTTCGGCATCTCGCTTTCGCTCTGCGCCAACATCGCCTCGGCCGCCGAGCTGAGTGCCTTCGGCATCATGGTCGCGGCCTGCCCGCCTCTTGCCCTGCTCCTCGCGGTCGAACTGCTCAACCGAGCCCTGAAACGGCAGCGAGCAACTTCAGCAACGGGTGCGTCCCGGGACGATGACACCCCCTCGGAGGAGTTATCCACAGGTTCGTCCGCACCTGTGGATAAAACCGCCGAGCAGCGAATGTGGGCGTTCTACGAGGCCGAGTGCCGCCAGGGCCGTTCGCCCTCCGGCGCGGAACTGGATCGGGTCGCCGGTACGCACAACTACGGTCGCCGGATCTTGCGCAAGTGGCGTGCGGCCGGGCAGCTCAGTCCGATCGGAAGCGCCACTGCTGCCCGGCCGCCGCAGACAGTGGAGGTGCGCCAGAACGACTGA
- a CDS encoding effector-associated constant component EACC1 — protein MQARIRVTTDDARDRLRPLLTWLRAEDELRGRVELTGAAPAPGEMGAVADVLTVALGGGGAAAVLARSLTTWLRQQRSDTTIEITTDADGGRSVKVTAQRVADAEAVIKSVLDAERER, from the coding sequence ATGCAGGCACGGATTCGGGTGACCACGGACGACGCCCGCGACAGGCTCCGCCCGCTCCTGACCTGGCTGCGGGCCGAAGACGAACTGCGCGGCCGGGTCGAACTGACCGGCGCCGCCCCCGCCCCCGGCGAAATGGGCGCGGTCGCGGACGTGCTGACGGTCGCGCTCGGCGGCGGGGGCGCGGCCGCGGTGCTCGCCCGGTCGCTGACGACCTGGCTGCGGCAGCAGCGCTCGGACACCACGATCGAGATCACCACCGACGCCGACGGCGGCCGCTCGGTGAAGGTCACCGCCCAGCGGGTGGCCGACGCCGAAGCCGTGATCAAGAGCGTCCTCGACGCCGAGCGGGAGAGGTAG
- a CDS encoding YbdD/YjiX family protein, translating to MLRALRWYLRELGGAAAYERHCARVRANHPDHPVPTRRAYELDRLRRREGRPLDRCC from the coding sequence GTGCTGCGTGCGCTCCGCTGGTACCTCCGGGAGCTCGGCGGAGCGGCGGCGTACGAGCGGCACTGCGCCCGGGTGCGGGCGAACCACCCGGACCACCCCGTGCCGACCCGCCGGGCCTACGAGCTTGACCGGCTGCGGCGGCGGGAAGGGCGTCCGCTGGATCGTTGCTGCTGA
- a CDS encoding carbon starvation CstA family protein, whose translation MSRFVVPSSRLRPILLWTTVALAGAVGWGVLALSRGERVSAVWLLLAALGSYLIAYRFYARFIARRVLKVDDRRATPAERLEDGADYQPTDRRILLGHHFAAIAGAGPLVGPVLAAQMGYLPGTIWIVAGVIFAGAVQDMVVLFLSLRRDGKSLGQLARDEIGKVGGAAALLAVFAIMIILLAVLALVVVNALAHSPWGTFSVVMTIPIALLMGCYLRFLRPGRVLEASVLGVVLLLLAIAGGGWVEHSALAAAFTWSPTTLVLGLAGYGFVASVLPVWALLAPRDYLSTFMKIGTIALLAAGVLVVGPVLQSGAVTRFAATGTGPVFAGTLFPFLFITIACGALSGFHALVSSGTTPKLIQKESQVRLIGYGAMLMESFVAVMALIAACALDPGLYYAMNAPAGVLGSTAASAARAVTDLGFTITPGQLDAAAQAVGEHSLVARTGGAPTLAVGMSEILSGLFGSESAKAFWYHFAIMFEALFILTTVDAGTRVGRFMLQDMLGNVWKPLGRVTWKPGTWLTSALVVAAWGYFLYAGATDPLGGINQLFPLFGIANQLLAVVALAVTTTVLVKSGRLRWAWVTGIPLAWTVAVTFTASLEKIFSGNPQIGFFAQRARYADALDAGRVLPPAKTAADMHAVVVNSTVDGVLIAVFLALVVVVVTNAAAVCVRSVRGRGTPPSSEAPYVESLLPAGGRR comes from the coding sequence TTGTCAAGATTCGTCGTGCCCTCGTCCCGGCTCCGGCCGATCCTGCTGTGGACGACCGTGGCGCTGGCCGGCGCCGTCGGCTGGGGCGTGCTCGCCCTCTCCCGAGGGGAGCGCGTTTCGGCCGTCTGGCTGCTCCTGGCCGCCCTGGGCTCCTACCTCATCGCGTACCGCTTCTACGCGCGGTTCATCGCCCGCCGGGTGCTGAAGGTCGACGACCGCCGGGCCACCCCGGCGGAGCGGCTCGAGGACGGCGCCGACTACCAGCCGACCGACCGGCGCATCCTGCTCGGGCACCACTTCGCCGCGATCGCCGGTGCCGGGCCGCTGGTCGGGCCGGTGCTGGCCGCCCAGATGGGCTACCTGCCGGGGACGATCTGGATCGTCGCCGGCGTGATCTTCGCGGGCGCGGTGCAGGACATGGTCGTGCTCTTCCTCTCGCTGCGGCGCGACGGCAAGAGCCTGGGCCAGCTCGCCCGCGACGAGATCGGCAAGGTGGGCGGCGCGGCCGCCCTGCTGGCCGTGTTCGCCATCATGATCATCCTGCTGGCGGTGCTGGCCCTGGTCGTGGTCAACGCGCTGGCGCATTCGCCGTGGGGCACCTTCTCGGTCGTCATGACGATCCCGATCGCCCTGCTGATGGGCTGCTACCTGCGGTTCCTGCGGCCGGGACGCGTCCTGGAGGCCAGCGTGCTCGGGGTGGTCCTGCTCCTGCTGGCCATCGCGGGCGGCGGCTGGGTCGAACACTCCGCGCTCGCGGCCGCGTTCACCTGGAGCCCGACGACGCTCGTGCTCGGCCTGGCCGGCTACGGGTTCGTCGCGTCGGTCCTGCCGGTGTGGGCGCTGCTCGCGCCCCGCGACTACCTCTCGACGTTCATGAAGATCGGCACGATCGCCCTGCTGGCGGCCGGCGTGCTGGTCGTCGGCCCGGTGCTGCAGAGCGGCGCGGTGACGCGGTTCGCGGCCACCGGCACGGGCCCGGTCTTCGCCGGCACGCTCTTCCCGTTCCTGTTCATCACGATCGCGTGCGGGGCGCTGTCCGGGTTCCACGCGCTGGTGTCGTCCGGGACCACGCCGAAGCTGATCCAGAAGGAGTCGCAGGTCCGGCTGATCGGCTACGGCGCGATGCTGATGGAGTCGTTCGTGGCGGTCATGGCGCTGATCGCGGCCTGCGCCCTCGACCCGGGGCTGTACTACGCGATGAACGCCCCGGCCGGCGTGCTCGGGTCCACGGCGGCGTCCGCCGCCCGCGCGGTCACCGACCTCGGGTTCACGATCACGCCCGGTCAGCTGGACGCGGCCGCGCAGGCGGTCGGCGAACACAGCCTCGTCGCCCGCACCGGCGGCGCGCCGACGCTGGCGGTCGGCATGTCGGAGATCCTTTCCGGACTCTTCGGCAGCGAGTCGGCGAAGGCGTTCTGGTACCACTTCGCGATCATGTTCGAGGCCCTGTTCATCCTCACGACCGTCGACGCGGGCACCCGCGTCGGGCGCTTCATGCTGCAGGACATGCTGGGCAACGTCTGGAAGCCGCTCGGCCGGGTGACGTGGAAGCCGGGCACGTGGCTCACCAGCGCACTGGTGGTGGCGGCCTGGGGCTACTTCCTCTACGCGGGCGCGACCGACCCGCTCGGCGGGATCAACCAGCTCTTCCCGCTCTTCGGCATCGCCAACCAGCTCCTCGCCGTCGTCGCGCTCGCGGTCACCACCACGGTGCTCGTCAAGTCGGGCCGGCTGCGCTGGGCGTGGGTGACCGGGATCCCGCTGGCGTGGACCGTCGCCGTCACGTTCACGGCGAGCCTGGAGAAGATCTTTTCGGGCAATCCCCAGATCGGTTTCTTCGCCCAGCGCGCCCGCTACGCCGACGCCCTCGATGCCGGCCGCGTCCTGCCGCCCGCCAAGACCGCGGCCGACATGCACGCGGTCGTCGTGAACTCCACTGTGGACGGTGTGCTGATCGCGGTCTTCCTGGCGCTGGTCGTGGTCGTGGTGACCAACGCCGCGGCGGTCTGCGTCCGGTCGGTGCGCGGCCGCGGCACACCGCCGTCGAGCGAGGCGCCCTACGTCGAATCGCTGCTCCCCGCCGGCGGCCGGCGGTGA
- a CDS encoding sodium:solute symporter family protein, with protein MSGDLMAALAVVGGASLLAVAARRFHRTEDLPTLDGWALADRGLGPVWTWFLLGSTIFTAYTFIAVPGLVFATGAPAFFSLPYTVIICPLAFGLLPRLWAVAREHGHVTVADFVRGRYGSSALALVVALTGILATMPYLALQLVGIRAVLVAAGLPARSAAGDLVMVALFAGLAVATYQRGLRAPTVISAFKTAAVFGAAVVVLGFVLGKTGGPGEIFDAAAERGALLLTPAQQPAYATLALGSALALFMYPHVLTAGFAANSRDTLRRASVALPAWTAILAVFAFFGVAAYAAGVRPAPGGAEATVPLLVERVLPAPVAGLVFGALVVGGLVPAAVMSISAATSFVRNVYVEYFHPTATPKRQVRIAKAVSLTAKAGAIAFVFGLRDQDAINLQLLGGVWILQIFPAVVLGLAGRRPPHRALLAGWAAGMAGGTFAVVHAGFSPVVAIGPVGVYAGVVALVLNLAVTFAATALLVTTKNSPESGVNP; from the coding sequence ATGTCGGGAGACCTCATGGCGGCGCTCGCCGTCGTCGGCGGGGCGTCCCTGCTCGCGGTGGCCGCCCGCCGGTTCCACCGCACCGAAGACCTGCCCACCCTCGACGGCTGGGCGCTGGCCGACCGCGGGCTCGGTCCGGTGTGGACCTGGTTCCTGCTCGGCAGCACGATCTTCACGGCCTACACGTTCATCGCCGTGCCCGGGCTGGTGTTCGCCACCGGGGCACCCGCTTTCTTTTCACTGCCCTACACGGTGATCATCTGCCCGCTGGCCTTCGGGCTCCTGCCGCGGTTGTGGGCGGTGGCGCGCGAGCACGGCCACGTCACCGTCGCCGACTTCGTCCGCGGCCGGTACGGCTCGTCGGCGCTGGCGCTCGTCGTGGCGCTGACGGGCATCCTCGCGACCATGCCGTACCTCGCGCTCCAGCTGGTCGGCATCCGCGCGGTCCTGGTCGCGGCCGGGCTGCCCGCCCGGTCGGCGGCCGGCGACCTGGTGATGGTGGCGCTCTTCGCCGGGCTCGCGGTGGCGACGTACCAGCGCGGCCTGCGGGCACCCACCGTCATCTCGGCGTTCAAGACCGCGGCGGTCTTCGGCGCGGCCGTCGTCGTCCTCGGGTTCGTCCTGGGGAAGACCGGCGGGCCCGGGGAGATCTTCGACGCGGCCGCCGAACGCGGGGCGCTCCTGCTCACCCCCGCCCAGCAGCCGGCGTACGCCACGCTCGCGCTCGGCTCGGCGCTCGCCCTGTTCATGTACCCGCACGTGCTCACGGCGGGGTTCGCCGCGAACAGCCGTGACACCCTGCGCCGGGCCTCGGTCGCGCTGCCCGCCTGGACGGCGATCCTCGCGGTGTTCGCCTTCTTCGGCGTCGCCGCGTACGCCGCGGGCGTGCGCCCGGCTCCCGGCGGCGCGGAGGCCACGGTTCCGCTGCTGGTGGAGCGCGTGCTGCCGGCACCGGTGGCCGGGCTCGTCTTCGGCGCCCTCGTCGTCGGCGGGCTCGTCCCGGCCGCCGTCATGTCGATCTCGGCCGCGACGTCGTTCGTCCGCAACGTCTACGTCGAGTACTTCCACCCGACCGCGACCCCCAAGCGCCAGGTGCGCATCGCGAAAGCCGTTTCCCTCACCGCGAAGGCCGGTGCCATCGCGTTCGTCTTCGGCCTGCGCGACCAGGACGCCATCAACCTCCAGCTGCTGGGCGGGGTGTGGATCCTGCAGATCTTCCCGGCGGTGGTCCTCGGCCTGGCCGGCCGGCGGCCGCCGCACCGGGCGCTGCTGGCGGGCTGGGCCGCGGGGATGGCCGGCGGCACGTTCGCCGTCGTGCACGCGGGGTTTTCGCCGGTGGTGGCGATCGGGCCGGTCGGCGTCTACGCGGGCGTCGTCGCGCTGGTCCTCAACCTGGCCGTCACCTTCGCCGCGACGGCGCTGCTCGTGACCACGAAGAACTCCCCCGAGAGCGGAGTGAACCCATGA
- a CDS encoding RNA polymerase sigma factor: protein MRRTESRPVAPVTDDEREAGVARLFDLHYPAMLRLAALLGADDPENVVAEAYYQIYRKWRKVRDAGAAEAYLRSIICNLTRMRIRHLQVVRRNTPALRVEPVASPEDSVLLRDDQRALVGVLRELPARQREALVLRYWQGLKETEIAAAMGISPGSVKTHAARGMAALTQRMEARR, encoded by the coding sequence ATGAGACGGACCGAGTCCCGGCCGGTGGCGCCCGTGACCGACGACGAGCGGGAGGCGGGTGTCGCCCGGCTGTTCGACCTGCACTACCCGGCGATGCTGCGGCTCGCCGCCCTGCTCGGGGCCGACGATCCGGAGAACGTCGTGGCCGAGGCGTACTACCAGATCTACCGGAAGTGGCGGAAGGTCCGCGACGCCGGGGCCGCGGAGGCGTACCTGCGGTCGATCATCTGCAACCTCACCCGGATGCGGATCCGCCACCTGCAGGTCGTCCGCCGCAACACCCCGGCGCTGCGGGTGGAACCGGTGGCCTCGCCGGAGGACTCCGTGCTGCTGCGCGACGACCAGCGCGCCCTGGTCGGCGTGCTGCGCGAACTGCCTGCGCGGCAACGGGAAGCGCTCGTCCTGCGGTACTGGCAGGGCCTGAAGGAGACCGAGATCGCGGCGGCGATGGGCATCTCCCCGGGGTCGGTCAAGACCCACGCCGCGCGCGGGATGGCCGCGCTGACGCAGCGAATGGAGGCCCGGCGATGA
- a CDS encoding SsgA family sporulation/cell division regulator: MGSEFTVIKAILVLEVRGGAASLRADLGYDSREPYAVALTLHTGRGPVEWLAARELLIDGLHAPAGLGDVRVAPAADPAVTVVELRSPDGHVELEANTAEIVDFLYRTCEALPRGEESRAFDFDRELAKLTAE, encoded by the coding sequence TTGGGTTCCGAGTTCACCGTGATCAAGGCGATCCTCGTGCTCGAGGTGCGTGGCGGCGCGGCCTCCCTGCGGGCCGACCTCGGGTACGACAGCCGGGAGCCCTACGCGGTCGCCTTGACCCTCCACACCGGACGCGGACCGGTCGAGTGGCTCGCCGCGCGGGAGCTGCTCATCGACGGCCTGCACGCCCCGGCCGGGCTCGGCGACGTCCGGGTCGCGCCCGCGGCCGATCCGGCCGTGACCGTGGTGGAGCTGCGGTCGCCGGACGGGCACGTCGAGTTGGAGGCGAACACCGCCGAGATCGTCGACTTTCTCTATCGCACGTGTGAGGCCCTGCCGCGGGGGGAGGAGAGCCGGGCCTTCGACTTCGACCGGGAACTGGCGAAGCTGACCGCGGAATGA
- a CDS encoding alpha-L-arabinofuranosidase B, whose product MFARRTAALLAGGALVLAATVLTAGQAAEAATSLPCDIYGAAGTPCVAAHSTTRALYASYNGPLYQVKRASDGAVADVGLLAAGGYADAAAQDAFCSSTTCVITVIYDQSPRHNDLFVEPAGAAGPANSGVPADALPITAGGHAVYGASFSGRMGYRHTAAAGVAVNGQAEGMYMVTSGTHVNNRCCFDYGNAEVSIADTGNGHMDAINFGTECWFSPCVGQGPWVQADLENGLFQSDAGPSKNSSSTGNAAPFVTALLKNNGQNFFATKDGNAQSGGLATRYAGPEPTQPGYSPMHQEGSIVLGTGGDNSNGSIGSFFEGVMTSGLPADAADNAVQADIVSVGYGGPSPVAGGTLTPGSTISLRATTACCTTRYIRHQFDDAVTSVVSSASSALDKSDASWIVRRGLANPSCVSFESRNYPGDFLRHFDYQLLRQPMDGTAIFRADATFCPQAGKNGQGTSFASFNYPDRFIRHYDNTVYIASNGGSDTFDAPASWADDVSWAVTAPWTP is encoded by the coding sequence ATGTTCGCTCGCAGAACCGCAGCACTGCTGGCCGGCGGAGCGCTGGTGCTCGCCGCCACCGTCCTGACCGCCGGTCAAGCCGCCGAGGCGGCCACGTCGCTGCCGTGCGACATCTACGGCGCCGCGGGCACCCCCTGCGTCGCCGCGCACAGCACCACGCGCGCGCTGTACGCGTCCTACAACGGCCCGCTGTACCAGGTGAAGCGGGCGTCCGACGGCGCCGTGGCCGACGTCGGGCTGCTCGCCGCCGGCGGGTACGCCGACGCGGCCGCGCAGGACGCCTTCTGCAGCTCCACGACGTGCGTCATCACCGTCATCTACGACCAGTCGCCGCGGCACAACGACCTGTTCGTCGAGCCGGCGGGCGCGGCGGGCCCCGCGAACTCCGGCGTGCCCGCGGACGCGCTGCCGATCACGGCGGGCGGCCACGCGGTGTACGGCGCTTCGTTCTCGGGCCGGATGGGCTACCGGCACACCGCGGCGGCCGGCGTCGCCGTCAACGGCCAGGCCGAAGGCATGTACATGGTGACGTCCGGGACCCACGTCAACAACCGGTGCTGCTTCGACTACGGCAACGCCGAGGTGTCGATCGCCGACACCGGCAACGGCCACATGGACGCGATCAACTTCGGCACCGAGTGCTGGTTCTCCCCCTGCGTCGGCCAGGGCCCGTGGGTGCAGGCCGACCTGGAGAACGGGCTGTTCCAGTCCGACGCCGGGCCGAGCAAGAACAGCTCCTCCACCGGCAACGCGGCGCCGTTCGTGACCGCGTTGCTGAAGAACAACGGGCAGAACTTCTTCGCCACGAAGGACGGCAACGCCCAGTCCGGCGGCCTCGCCACCCGGTATGCGGGCCCGGAGCCGACCCAGCCGGGGTATTCGCCGATGCACCAGGAGGGCTCGATCGTCCTCGGCACGGGCGGCGACAACAGCAACGGCTCGATCGGCTCGTTCTTCGAGGGCGTGATGACGAGCGGCCTCCCGGCCGACGCGGCCGACAACGCGGTCCAGGCCGACATCGTCTCGGTCGGCTACGGCGGCCCGAGCCCGGTGGCCGGCGGCACGCTGACCCCCGGCTCGACGATCTCCCTGCGCGCCACGACGGCCTGCTGCACCACGCGGTACATCCGGCACCAGTTCGACGACGCCGTCACGTCGGTGGTGAGCTCGGCGAGTTCCGCGCTGGACAAGAGCGACGCGTCCTGGATCGTGCGCCGCGGCCTGGCGAACCCGTCGTGCGTGTCGTTCGAGTCACGCAACTACCCGGGCGACTTCCTGCGCCACTTCGACTACCAGCTCCTGCGCCAACCGATGGACGGCACGGCGATCTTCCGCGCCGACGCGACGTTCTGCCCGCAGGCGGGGAAGAACGGCCAGGGCACGTCGTTCGCGTCGTTCAACTACCCCGACCGCTTCATCCGCCACTACGACAACACGGTGTACATCGCGAGCAACGGCGGCTCCGACACGTTCGACGCCCCGGCCTCCTGGGCCGACGACGTCAGCTGGGCGGTCACCGCGCCCTGGACGCCGTAG
- a CDS encoding NAD(P)/FAD-dependent oxidoreductase, giving the protein MRLGKTAVVLGGSAAGLCAAGALAPHFDRVLVLERDELPDGAEHRRGVPQSKHPHFLLNSGRRAIGALFPGFEDDLIAAGGLLLMPSMDAAYLDGPGWSARKRSAMTMVYGSRILIERVLRDKVRELANVVVREGVAVRGLTTADGEVTGVGFSAADGEEHVDADFVVDAMGRGSPVSGWLAAAGWPEPPVQTLDAKVTYTSRWYDLPAERPASWWWRHLVIMPTPDKGEHPAEHEFLVNFFPIEGNRVIACMGSWGLEMPSTTDAFVETARRVRTPLFADAMDRCEPASPVHLTRSTGNKWRRYDRLRTRARRLVFVGDSICAFNPFYAQGISSASASALLLREHLSRAQRLDAKFSARFFAAQRGLLRVPWSLAMARDQGYACAVGTEQLPEWRRRLVAAMSAPAFSLVVGAAREDEVVDEHFAKVFNLDESLGQMLRNPRVLAGLVRYRVRAALGRHRVPFGFDPQAEPPAHDYSTATAR; this is encoded by the coding sequence ATGCGGCTCGGCAAGACCGCCGTCGTCCTCGGGGGCAGTGCCGCCGGTCTCTGCGCGGCCGGCGCGCTCGCCCCGCACTTCGACCGCGTGCTGGTGCTGGAACGCGACGAACTGCCCGACGGCGCCGAACACCGCCGCGGCGTCCCGCAGAGCAAGCACCCGCACTTCCTGCTGAACTCGGGGCGGCGCGCGATCGGCGCGCTGTTCCCCGGCTTCGAAGACGACCTCATCGCGGCAGGCGGGCTGCTGCTGATGCCGTCCATGGACGCCGCCTACCTCGACGGGCCGGGCTGGTCGGCCCGCAAGCGCAGCGCCATGACGATGGTCTACGGCTCGCGGATCCTCATCGAGCGCGTGCTGCGCGACAAGGTGCGCGAGCTGGCCAACGTCGTCGTCCGCGAGGGGGTCGCGGTGCGCGGCCTGACCACCGCGGACGGCGAGGTCACCGGCGTCGGGTTCTCGGCCGCCGACGGCGAAGAGCACGTCGACGCCGACTTCGTCGTGGACGCGATGGGCCGCGGCTCCCCGGTTTCCGGCTGGCTGGCGGCCGCCGGCTGGCCAGAGCCGCCGGTGCAGACCCTCGACGCCAAGGTCACCTACACCTCGCGCTGGTACGACCTGCCCGCCGAACGCCCCGCGTCCTGGTGGTGGCGGCACCTGGTCATCATGCCGACGCCGGACAAGGGCGAACACCCGGCCGAGCACGAGTTCCTCGTCAACTTCTTCCCGATCGAAGGCAACCGCGTCATCGCCTGCATGGGCTCGTGGGGACTGGAGATGCCCAGCACCACCGACGCGTTCGTCGAGACGGCGCGCCGGGTGCGCACACCGTTGTTCGCCGACGCCATGGACCGCTGCGAGCCCGCCTCGCCGGTCCACCTCACCCGCTCGACCGGCAACAAGTGGCGCCGCTACGACCGCCTGCGCACGCGGGCGCGACGCCTGGTCTTCGTCGGCGACTCGATCTGCGCGTTCAACCCCTTCTACGCCCAGGGGATCAGTTCCGCGTCGGCCTCGGCGCTGCTGCTGCGCGAGCACCTGTCCCGCGCCCAGCGGCTCGACGCGAAGTTCTCCGCGCGCTTCTTCGCCGCGCAACGCGGATTGCTGCGCGTGCCGTGGTCCCTGGCGATGGCCCGCGACCAGGGGTATGCGTGCGCAGTGGGGACCGAACAGCTGCCGGAGTGGCGGCGGCGCCTCGTCGCGGCGATGTCGGCTCCGGCGTTCAGCCTCGTCGTCGGCGCGGCCCGCGAGGACGAGGTGGTCGACGAGCACTTCGCCAAGGTGTTCAACCTGGACGAGTCGCTGGGGCAGATGCTGCGCAACCCGCGTGTCCTCGCGGGGCTGGTGCGCTACCGCGTCCGCGCGGCGCTGGGCAGGCACCGCGTGCCGTTCGGGTTCGACCCCCAGGCGGAACCGCCTGCCCACGACTATTCGACGGCGACCGCGCGATGA
- a CDS encoding TetR/AcrR family transcriptional regulator — translation MGHHGWQGNPPGTEDEARRRIVEAATACLDRVGLAKTSLSDVAAEAGVTRQTVYRYFPGLKDILRAVALAGVEEFAGRMERHLATFGTAVDAAVESVVFAVRTLPGEPHMGLLLQAGEADFFTDGVVSPLAFSYGARILRNLPVDWPAAGIASDEDLRGLAEVLMRLFLSFLQYPSTPPLTDDKLRALVRRWIGPALRGIPETLR, via the coding sequence ATGGGGCACCACGGCTGGCAGGGCAACCCGCCCGGCACCGAAGACGAGGCACGCCGCCGGATCGTCGAAGCGGCGACGGCGTGCCTCGACCGCGTCGGCCTGGCCAAGACGAGCCTCTCCGACGTCGCCGCCGAGGCGGGCGTCACCCGGCAGACCGTCTACCGCTACTTCCCGGGCCTGAAGGACATCCTGCGCGCGGTGGCGCTGGCCGGGGTCGAGGAGTTCGCCGGGCGGATGGAGCGGCACCTGGCCACGTTCGGGACCGCGGTCGACGCCGCGGTGGAGTCGGTGGTGTTCGCCGTCCGGACGCTGCCCGGCGAGCCGCACATGGGCCTGCTCCTGCAGGCGGGCGAAGCGGACTTCTTCACCGACGGCGTCGTTTCGCCCCTGGCGTTTTCCTACGGCGCGCGGATCCTCCGCAACCTGCCGGTGGACTGGCCGGCCGCCGGGATCGCCTCCGACGAGGACCTCCGGGGTCTGGCCGAGGTCCTGATGCGGCTGTTCCTGTCGTTCCTGCAGTACCCCTCGACGCCGCCGTTGACCGACGACAAGCTGCGCGCGCTCGTCCGCCGGTGGATCGGGCCGGCGCTGCGCGGGATTCCGGAAACGTTGCGCTGA
- a CDS encoding histone-like nucleoid-structuring protein Lsr2 translates to MAQKVLVEILDDIDGSTAAQTVQFGLDGVTYEIDLSDENATALRDELARYIAAGRRIGGRKVRVATGQSTTTSTTDRERNQQIRAWANANGYEVSERGRLSSEVIAAYEQAQVEEAEAPAAPPRKRAPRKKVAAAKK, encoded by the coding sequence GTGGCCCAGAAAGTCCTCGTCGAGATCCTGGACGACATCGACGGCAGCACCGCCGCCCAGACCGTTCAGTTCGGCCTCGACGGCGTCACCTACGAAATCGACCTTTCGGACGAGAACGCCACCGCCCTGCGCGACGAACTGGCCCGCTACATCGCGGCCGGCCGGCGCATCGGCGGCCGCAAGGTCCGCGTCGCCACCGGCCAGTCGACCACGACCAGCACCACCGACCGCGAGCGCAACCAGCAGATCCGCGCCTGGGCCAACGCGAACGGCTACGAGGTCTCCGAGCGGGGCCGCCTCTCCTCCGAGGTGATCGCCGCCTACGAGCAGGCCCAGGTCGAAGAGGCCGAGGCGCCCGCCGCCCCGCCGCGCAAGCGTGCCCCGCGCAAGAAGGTCGCCGCCGCCAAGAAGTAA
- a CDS encoding HU family DNA-binding protein yields MTNKAQLIEALSERLGDKKVASQAVDGLVDIIIRTVNKGEKVNITGFGVFEKRARAARTARNPRTGEAVRVKKTNVPAFRAGTTFKDVISGTKKLPKATPVKRATAATSTRATATKTAAAAAPAKATTTRTTRAAAAKPATTRSTTTRTRTAAAKPAAKATATKAAPKAAAAKTTAAKATTAKATTTRAKTAAAKPAATKTAAAKKPAAAKAPAKRTSAAKKK; encoded by the coding sequence ATGACGAACAAGGCCCAGCTGATCGAGGCGCTGTCGGAGCGTCTGGGCGACAAGAAGGTGGCTTCGCAGGCCGTTGACGGTCTGGTCGACATCATCATCCGGACGGTCAACAAGGGCGAAAAGGTCAACATCACCGGCTTCGGGGTGTTCGAGAAGCGCGCCCGCGCCGCTCGCACCGCCCGCAACCCGCGCACCGGTGAGGCCGTCCGCGTCAAGAAGACCAACGTGCCCGCCTTCCGCGCCGGCACCACCTTCAAGGACGTCATCTCCGGCACCAAGAAGCTCCCGAAGGCCACCCCGGTCAAGCGCGCCACCGCGGCGACGTCGACCCGCGCGACGGCCACGAAGACGGCGGCCGCGGCGGCCCCGGCCAAGGCCACCACCACCCGCACCACCCGTGCGGCGGCGGCCAAGCCGGCCACCACGCGCTCGACCACGACCCGCACCCGCACGGCGGCCGCGAAGCCGGCGGCCAAGGCCACCGCCACCAAGGCGGCCCCGAAGGCGGCCGCGGCGAAGACCACGGCGGCCAAGGCCACCACGGCGAAGGCGACCACCACGCGGGCGAAGACCGCCGCCGCCAAGCCGGCCGCGACCAAGACCGCCGCCGCCAAGAAGCCGGCCGCCGCCAAGGCCCCGGCCAAGCGCACCTCCGCCGCGAAGAAGAAGTAA